GCCAAGCGGCCGCGCAGCAGTCCCAGGCCATCGAGGCCGAGCAGAAGCAAGGCCCGCAGGGCCAGGCTATCGAGCTGGACGCCAGCCAGAAAGTCGAGCTGAACGAGATTAACGGCCAGCAGGCAAAGGCGCTGGCAAAGGAATTGAACCGGGACAACGAGAACGGCGACCAGGTGAAGCAAGCCAGGGCGCGGGAGATCGCCGAACGGTTCAAGGAGAAGGCGGCGAAAGATCGGGAGCAGTCCCGCAGTTTCAGCCGCTAAAAGCGGTGCCCAGGAAGGCGGCAACCGACCTGGACACCTGACCACAACCCACCTGACATAGAGGTGAAATCATGGCTACTTCCAATGTTACCGGCCGCGCCGCGTTCGGTATATCGAAATACTGCATTACGTTCGGCGCATCGCTGGCCGCGCTCATCCTGGCCGGCGGCGTGCTGGTCTTTTCCTACTGGCAGCACGTCGAGCTGCTGACCGATGGCGACCGCGTAGGCACCCGCCTGGAACGCTTGGGCTTGATCGACCAGGAGGGCGCACAGCATGAGCCGCGCTAAAGCCTGGCGGCGTGCCGCCCTTGCAACCTACATCGCCGCCGGTGCTGCGTTGACCCTGGCGGGCTACACCGTGGCGACCACGGCCGCGAACGCCAGCACCTTGCGAGACACGCGGGAGCGCATCGAGGACTTCCAGCGCGAGCAAACCGCCATCGCCGAGAACGCGATAAGCGCGGCCAGCGTGCGGCGCGGCACCCTGCCCCCTGACACCCGGCCGCCTGTCGCGCCGGACTGGCCCGAGCTGGCCGAGCGTGCCATGCCGTCCGTGGTGGCCCTGGCGGGCATCGACAAGCCCTATGGCACCGGCGAGAACAATCACGCCTGGCGCATCCCCGGCGTTCAACAGAACGCGGCCACGGCCGCCCTTACCCACGTTCGCGCCTGGCATCGGGACTGGCCGAAAGAGGACGCCAAGCGCCGCCAGCGCATCATCTGCGGCGGCGTGGCCGTCGAAGGAAACAAGGTGCTGACCGTCGCCCATTGCGTCGAGGGCCAGGAGGCTTTGCGCGTGCGCACCGCCGCCGGCGAGTGGCGCGAGGCCCGCGTGATCGACGCAGACATTGCCCGCGACGTGGCGCTGATCGAGATCGACGGCGACCCCCTGCCCCCGATTCCGGTTGCCGAAGTCATGCCCCGCCAGGGGCAAGACGTAATGGCGATCGGTTCGCCTGGCGGCTACGGCTTCGCCGTGGGCGTGGGCATCGTCGCGTGGTACGGCCGCGATGCCGCGATGCTGTCCCCCGACGACTTCATGCTGGTGACGGCTTCAATCATCGGCGGCAACTCGGGCGGCGTTGTCGTGAACACCAGGGGCGAAGCCGTTTCCCTGGTCAGCTACGGCTATGGAATCTACACGCAGACCGTACCGATAGATCGCGCCTTAGCCGTTGCCGACCGCTTGGCCGAGCTGCGCTAGAGCTTTTCATTTTGAAGGCCGGGCACCCGCCCAGGTCGATACCGAACGCCGCCCGCGTTCGATGAACTTCACCCATTGGAGTA
The sequence above is drawn from the Chitinivorax sp. B genome and encodes:
- a CDS encoding serine protease, with the protein product MSRAKAWRRAALATYIAAGAALTLAGYTVATTAANASTLRDTRERIEDFQREQTAIAENAISAASVRRGTLPPDTRPPVAPDWPELAERAMPSVVALAGIDKPYGTGENNHAWRIPGVQQNAATAALTHVRAWHRDWPKEDAKRRQRIICGGVAVEGNKVLTVAHCVEGQEALRVRTAAGEWREARVIDADIARDVALIEIDGDPLPPIPVAEVMPRQGQDVMAIGSPGGYGFAVGVGIVAWYGRDAAMLSPDDFMLVTASIIGGNSGGVVVNTRGEAVSLVSYGYGIYTQTVPIDRALAVADRLAELR